From Clarias gariepinus isolate MV-2021 ecotype Netherlands chromosome 1, CGAR_prim_01v2, whole genome shotgun sequence:
gattAAGCTACTAACcacaaataatattataaacttatttagtttattattttagcaCACAGCCATCTAAAACTGGCAGAAAACAAACCCTCAAGGCTGGCACCTAAATCAATGTTGCTAGCAAAACAATTCCAAAATTCGACTGCTTAGGTTGGGGATggttgcaacataaaaaaaaaattaaatctatataaatactTCTCAATCAATTTATTTCCAATAAATGCAGCAGCATATGTTGAAAttgtcttctctttttttcttgtggGGGGGCAGGGTACAGGCTGCATTCAACATTTATGAATACATCTTAGATTAATGTTCTTAGATTAATGTCATTAAGGTTTTATTGTATGCGTTAATGATTTAACATGAATCTGGTTAAAGTTCTTGATTGTGGGTATGAGTTATTGAGTATGATAACAACACCAAATTTCATGCCAAGCTATTACTCAGACAAAAACTTTTGTACTTGGGTTGTAGTTATAACTAAATGATTAGAATCTTACACTTCTTCCTCTTTTTAGTCATGGCCGTTCAACAGCAGGTAACCACAGTGGTGACACACTCAGCATACAGTTCCGGTACCTGGACCACTGGTATTTGTGACTGCTGTTCTGATATGAGCACGTGTAAGTCATTTTTCTGCAAGACATTTACACTTTATTGTGAGCATATCTCCCTCTCCATATTTATTCTGTTCATGCATAAACTCACATGGATATAAATAGAGTTGCCTTTCCACTTCTTATCTTTCAGTTTGTATGTTTTCATACCGCATTTGGTGGCGCCTACTGTGACAATTTCCGCCGTTTtatttcagataaaaaaaaaagatttcctcTTTCTCTGTTTGTGAGGTCTACATTGATTTTATCTCATATTACAAGAAACTTGTTTAACAGTTTACTCCCAATGctaaaattgaacaaaaaagacaaagagaaggGCCTTTCTAGCCAGTATAGTTTATCTTCTGGGCCACTTGTTGATGTGCTAGTTAGAGACCCAACAGAGATGTTATGTGCAGGGTGCAGACAGGCAATATCTACTACTAGGACTCGGTTAGCAATGACAATATTAGTACAATAATTATATAAGCATGCTGGATTTGATATGTCAATATTTAAGTTTACTTTGCTGCACCAACTCCAGTACTACAGAGTGTGGTTGTCTTCCTCTATCATACAACAGCTACAAAATGGGAAGGGTAAAAGTGAACATGCTTCTTCTGACATACCACAACTTTTCACAATTCGCATCACTGCCACTGATGGCTGTTGTATAAGGATGCAAGctctactttattttttttttccacggcCACTTGGTAGCAGTCAATCTATTCTAGGTGCACCTCTCGTGTCCTTCACCAAAGTCCTAACATTAGAATGCTAATGGACTGATATAGTTTTCAAAATACCAACTCAAAACACAATTGACTGATGAGTTCACTGACActatgcatgtatgtgttgTAGGTTGTTGTGGTTTCTGGTGTTTCCCGTGTTTGCAATGTCAGACTGCTTCTCAGTTTGGCTGGTGTTTCTGCATGCCTCTTCTGGACTGCCTTCTGACCGTCTCCTGCTGTCTTCGCAGCAAGATGAGAGAGCGCTATAGCATTCATGtaagacacaaacacaaatatggTATAGCAATAACAGTgtcattttataaacattctttgtatttttttattattgcaataTAGTAccatgcaaaagtcttgagccacgtCTCATCTCTGGCATATAGAGTCgcttaaatgaaagaaaatgggaataaatgttttactgtgacaggttGCAAAGTGcttaaacatatacagtggaaccttggattgcgggCATAATTTCGTTCCGGAAGCGtgtgtatatcaaaacactcgtaaatcaaagcgataataatattataactcaaaaataatgaaaactcaaattcgttccacaaccccaatatatatatatatatatatatatatatatatatatatatatatatatatatatatatataaataattaatacaaaatataaagtaaccATAAAACAAATGTGTTAACCTGCAGttacagaaaaaagtcaaaataaatcccgacagataagtgttttcgttaGTGTTTGTGCCTGTTGTGTACGctgtaaatgtttgtttgtgctTGCATGCGCTGTCTATTTGTGCGCGTTTGTGCGTGCCTGCGTTGTgtacctgtatgtgtgtgcgtgaggtTCTTTTACCTCCTCTATCTTTTAcctctattttttttaccatgtagtGTTGTCAAATAGAAGCACTggtgtagatcaaattgatgaaaataTTAATGCCTGTCTGGTTGTGACAGAAAGTTAACAAAATACCATGCATCACTGTTGGCAAAAGGGGGCAAACTGTCATAATGTAATGTTATACTGTCATTATGACATACTGGCATAATGTTATGGTGGATTAGTGTACTGCTAATAGAATATACCATTGAGGTGTGGTAAAATTACAACAGGTGTTTGAATGGATATAGTCCATCACAATGAGATGCTACAGAGTGTTTGGAGGCAGTTTGTGCGCGTTTGTGCGTGCAcgcattgtgtatgtgtgtgcgtgtgtaaagctaaagtaaaagCATGGGAGGAAAGTTTCCCCTCCCCTCTTCCTCCTattatcttacacagtaaaccttcctTCTCACCTATTTCTCCCTTTGAGAGGGAGGACTACTGTGTGGGACGACTTTCACTCACACGCATTAATGGAAACAATGCTTCATCaggaaaattaacaaaaaacatttctaatgAAACTCGAGTGAGCGCACtttaacagaatcactgctaaagtaaaaataaaacaaatcaacctgcacttaatctttgaaaagaattgtgacagagcagtgtttctgtgtgtgtttttccttaCGGAATTAGTGCAGGCTGACAGAGAAcaaaagagaaaatggatctttaacctctctactaacacacagtacacagatgttaattatacGAGTGAGAGACACGCACTAAGTAGGAGCATGGAAGACGATTACACACAACTCCACAGCGTGAGATAAATAAGAAAACATTGGCTCAGCAGTGATCACATGACACTCGGCAACAAAACAAGAAGCGAATgcatgctacatgatactcggtattcTTTTGATTTTTGCTCGTCTTAAAGAATGCTCGCAAACcgagttactcgcaatccgatatctactgtaatatatatattggcACAGTACTACACAGGATGCACCTGCATGTGACCACAATTAGTTTCACTAGAGAAGAGACAGTTTTAAAAGAACAAGCCTGCAATAATGCTATTATACCTAATGCGGATGTGCCATTTAGCAACTTATAccaatgtttaaaacattattaaaacaaaaatgaatgaaatatgtCAAACTGATACTTTATACTTAGACTTAATACTTTTTACTGACATCATGCAATATTGCTAacttttgtttataaaataataaactaaaagaTGCCAGCTTCATTATGTGGGTATGCGTGTGGCCAGTCAAATTTCTCTTGGAGCCAGGGCCACCACAGCCCCTCCAAAGACCTTTGTAACAATAACTGAGCAAACATAAAGATTTTTGCTGTGTTTCAAACCACCCTTTCCCACTCTGgattagttaaaaaaagaaatgtttgcgGTAAGAATAATTGCATGAATAGCTAAAAAGTACCAAATGATTAAATTCTAATTACTCTCTTTCAGGGCTCATGCTGTGATGACTGCTGTACTGTGTGTTTCTGTTATACCTGTGCCTGGTGCCAGATGGCACGTGAAGTTAAAATCCGTGCTCGTGCTGGTCCTGGTGCCACTGTAATCACTCAACAGGTTACTGGTTAGACGAGCCTTTGCTGTTTGAAAgtttaaatgctgaatttaagCATTTACAGTTTAATCATTTATATTGTACACTCTCAaactttagctttttttttatcttgatttATCTTGATTgttacagaaatgtttttctGTAATTACCTTAGCTTTGTATGCTTACCTTTCAACAATTATACactttaattaataaagcatATGATTTGTGTATAAGgatattttgttgtatttacagTCTAATCATGAATGTTGTCTTCTTTCCATAATTCTATTCCGGAGATTTTGTGTGGCAAAAAGCAGCATGCTTGTTGTATTTAAATGGATGTATTATGTTGCAGGGCATGAAAATGATTTGTGTTAGCAGGTGTGCAAAGCTTTACTGATTTACATCTCACATTTACATGACTTGACAAATGCACTTTGTGGTTTGATTTGAAAAGATAACCTCACTCTATTACAATAGTCCTAGGTTTTAAGATGATAGTGATGGGAATTTGATTGAAATTGTTATGAAATTGTAAAGGCATGGAAAGTTTCCGGTGATTATTTTGTACTCTTTTATGCTTATGTAAGGGCTGAGTGAAAAGGTTGGTTTTCAGTTTCTGTTCAGCAAGGAGTCCATTCCACCATCTGGTGCCAGTACAGAAAGTCATGAGGCAGGTCTATTCTATGTTGAGTAGGATGCTAAGTTAAGTCAATACAAGGTGCAGTGTGATACAGAACCatacttttttaatattatcaCTTCCTGATGCACTAGGGATTTGGTTTTGGATTTGGACTCTCGTTTGTAGTGGGAGAGCCTACAATTATTTGTGCCTACAGTGATGTCATCATTGAcgtcttttgttctgtttaatgCAGCAGGAGGATCAGGAAAAGCAGGATGTGCAGGGATGACGCAGGTCCTTGTTCTGATTAATCCAAGATAAGTACCTCTAAAAGGACTTTTGTGTCGgcgaaatattttaaagtgatcgTCTCTGTATGCAGAATGAAGGCACTTATAGCTAGCACTCTAAACCTCTGAGGAAAAAAGTTAGTAGTAGCCAATAAAAAGATGTGAACTGTTACTGAATCTTCCTGgtaacaaaaaaggaaaagctcATATGGCTTTTGATTTATACAAGCTTTATGTAGTATAGTCAAATAGAAGCactagtgtagatcaaattgataAAAAGATTAATGCCTGTCTGGTTGTAACAGAAAGTTAACAAAATACCATGCATCACTGTTGGCAAAAGGGGGCAAACTGTCATAATGTAATGTTATACTGTCATTATGACATactgtcataatgttatggtggCTCAGTGTACTGCCAATGGATCATTCCATTGAGGTGTGGTAAAATTACAAGAGGTGTTTGAATGGATATAGTGTAAATCCATCACATTGAGATGCTGCAGAGTGTTGGAGGCAGTCAGAGGTTCAGGACGTGTCAATGATTACCAGaggtgggcaaagtacacaaaaaatGCACATAAGACTGGAGTAAAGGTGGAAGTCCTCCATTTACTAGTGCAGAGGAGTGGAGTAGTACccacaaaaaattaattaagcGTCAATTGAAGTGGGATTTGGCAGTTGGGGGAACCCTAGTACCCAGTGTTGCGATTCCTCAGGGAAAAATTACTCACATCAAAATAACTACCGTAAAAGCTACTGTACCATAACAAATAGCCTAATTTCACATAAAATAgccatctcaatatcaactgttcacaggagaatatttaatatactttgatgacttcagcattgtttttcaaagtagaaagaaacaaaaaaatctggaaagacTATGAAATTAGAAGGTGTTTCCCAACTTCTCACTTGGACTGTAGGGGAAAGGCTTGAGACTTGACATGGACCCGAAAGTAAAGACTCCTTTAGCATGATTTAGACTTGCAATTCATTACATGTGAAAAAACTTAAGAACAATAAAGCTGAGATTCTTGGGTACAGTTTGTAATACTAGGAGATGACCAGatcagttatttttatttttagaataatGTAGTTGCATTATATGAACATTTCGAGAGCAATATGAGATATCTATTTTTGCCGTTTTGAGAAAAACTATTGAAGGAAGAAGTATTATGagttaatactttaaaaattatgagttaatactttttaaatactttaaaaattctttaaatcagaaggatgtttaaaagcataaaagtcaaattattatgacaaaattatttgaatttaattattttatataagtgAAAATTGTGATTTTCAATCACTCACTGTTTTGGCACAACGGATAAACAACCTACAGCTACGTTTTTGGTAATTAAAGTTTGTAGTTTAATTAGATGttggttgagttttttttttttttactaaactcaTGCTGATGagttttttgtgattttgtagtGATTTAAACAGAACATAGTGACGGCTAATTAAATCAAGTAAAAAGCTGTTGAGTATTGGGGCacacaaaatctttttaatcACAATGATTGTAGAGAAGCGTAAGAATCATCTGTATGAATAACAGAAAGGTTTTTCCTGGAAATTATTCAGAACTTGCTCTTTGAATGAtatctttgtttaataaattttaggacccgaaaccagacacagaaaaatgtttgtctgtctctctgtcacagcatcacgcaaaactggctggacagaatttaataaaactaaatgttaGTACTAAGTTATTTGCCTAAAGTGAAAcctataaatgaaatcaaaattacaccacgcactgcaccacgttgcctccgatcctccagcactgctcgcctcatcccaccatctctcagggatcgagggcggcattcatccaggctcttttctgttctggcacctagatggtggaatgaacttcctctagatgtccgtacatcagagactttgactatctttaaacgacgactcaagacgcatctgtttctccagtacttggactaacccacctccccccgaaaaaaaaaaaaaaaaaaaaactcagttgtgttggactaatggtacttagttattaacctagttaacccagtgtaagtatgtatccaatgttgtaaacattaaagcactttttgtaagtcgctctggataagagcgtctgccaaatgcctaaatgtaaatgtaaatgtaaatgttaaatattagtGAAGTCATGAGCAGGTATGTTCCGGTTAGGTTAAACACCTAAAATTTATTTCAGTAGGCCTGGTCTGCTCTAGAGTGCCATCTAGCGTGGCTGCATTttgtctatataaataaaagaaaggttttgtcagTACATTGGCAGGAACTCGCTGTTTTAATATCCTTACGTTTTATAAATTGTTAAGAGGGTGTCAACCTTTAGGTTCCTGAGCCCACAAATCTCTGAGGACCTCACATGCAGGGACACACAACACCAACTGCCTGAACAGTAAAGCACAGTGACTACACTTCTAAGAGCTCTCAGAAAGATCAACCTGTTACAACACCTGCTTCTGTACTTTTATCCCTGCTCCGTGGAGAGCTTCAGATCCGCaaagaaaatgataaaaacaCAACTACCAGCCCTGGCGGACATTTTAACTTCCCTAGCCTCCAGaaggtaaaaaatattttaaaggacTCATCCCACCCATCACACCACCTCACGCATGCGTTACAGGTCAGTTAGAATAAGAATAGCCAGaccagtgtgtgtatatctttattattattatttaaaataattatgagTTAGGACAAAAACGTTGTCACACCAAAACAAAATTTAGTGAAATTTACAGTTTACAGAATTTCacagtttaaaaacattaaaccttttaactatttctaccaACTCTTTTCTCGTTATTGACAAATACTTCAACTTGTAAACAATGCAGAAACTTCATGTTACAGCATCGCCAGAGCCCATCTTAGAAGGGGAATTTGCAAAGCCAAACAACTGATTGAATAGCACTTCGGGTCCACTGAACCGATGTGGCAAAGCACTTAGGTCATCAGAAATCTCAGACTACCCAGCATGTCACCCAGCATTACTTCACTTCCTGATAAACTCAACCACTTCTAACTTATTTGATTAGGGGAACGTGGAGCCCATGCTTAACCCTAGGATGCACGAGTGATATGACCCTACACTCTTCCATAAATgggtcatttttgacccacCTATAAAAGTCAATGtgttttatgctattttttcattttggttgtgaataataaattgtaacatagtttgtattacattttaaccacacaaaaattatttcatgtttgaaattgtattatttttcactttattacagattttgaacattttgataattaaaaaacGAATATTATACAGAACAGCAATAGAACAATGTCAACATtcattatgtgtatgtgtgtaaatgtctggTCATTGACAGTTCCTCACTCTTTTCTATTCTCTTGCAGGTAAGTCTCTGTGTTTGCTAAAGCGTTTGATGTGATAGTCCCTGTTTTGCCTTATTGTCTCCTCACTGCACGCAGTTGTGACAGACTACCTGTTTCTGGCTGTGATCATTGCACACAGGCACATTGCACTTCCCACACCTATTGCTGACTTTGCGATCTTTGTTACTTGGGCAGATCGGACACCTCGTTCTCTTCAGTTGGCCTTGTCTGCTTTTTTCCTTCCCTGGGTTGTGGGTTTTGTTACTCCACACCTTTCTATTGCTTTAATGATCGGGGTTTGCAGTTGTGGGCAGCCTTCCAGTCGACTCCTCATGTGTGGT
This genomic window contains:
- the LOC128529589 gene encoding cornifelin-like, producing the protein MAVQQQVTTVVTHSAYSSGTWTTGICDCCSDMSTCCCGFWCFPCLQCQTASQFGWCFCMPLLDCLLTVSCCLRSKMRERYSIHGSCCDDCCTVCFCYTCAWCQMAREVKIRARAGPGATVITQQVTG